The following are from one region of the Lacinutrix sp. Bg11-31 genome:
- a CDS encoding DUF2147 domain-containing protein, whose product MNKYLIVFIFLISFSGNAQDVFGQWITVDDETKEKKSIVEIFKRDGKVFGKIIEIFDASKRDLPCVFCNGIDYNKPILGLEIIKNMKKDDEYYRKGTVINPENGKTYKLRLALDNDNNDILQVRGYIGFFYQTQYWERVMR is encoded by the coding sequence GTGAATAAATATCTAATAGTTTTTATTTTTTTAATTTCCTTTTCAGGAAATGCCCAAGATGTTTTTGGACAATGGATAACAGTTGATGATGAAACGAAGGAAAAAAAATCGATTGTAGAAATTTTTAAAAGAGACGGAAAAGTCTTTGGAAAAATTATAGAAATATTTGATGCTTCAAAAAGAGATTTGCCTTGTGTCTTTTGCAATGGAATAGATTATAATAAACCAATTTTAGGTTTAGAAATAATTAAAAACATGAAAAAGGATGATGAATATTACAGAAAAGGAACAGTAATAAATCCTGAAAACGGAAAAACATATAAATTAAGGTTAGCTTTGGATAACGATAATAATGATATTTTGCAGGTACGAGGTTATATTGGTTTTTTTTACCAAACGCAATATTGGGAGCGTGTTATGCGGTAA
- the priA gene encoding primosomal protein N' — translation MNHFIDVILAIPLEKMFTYSITKAESEFLQVGMRVSVPFGKTKIHTGLVGAIHTNPPLIYEAKEIHQILDETPIVTQKQLEFWQWISKYYMCTVGEVMRAALPNAFILESETLVSRNLEKEIKDTDLKDDEYLVYEALHHQSTLKIQEISNILDKKNVLPVIKRLIEKEVILLQEEIYDKYKPKYVRYVKLMPEYTSEIGLHELLNDLSRAEKQRQVVMTLFSISAKTKKPVKVKELIEESGGSSAIVKTLIDKGVLEEYHIQTDRVQYEGDESEETKALNEYQTEALKQIETSFETQNVTLLHGITSSGKTEVYVKLIEQILAEGRQVLYLLPEIALTTQLVVRLQNYFGEQVAVFHSKYSAHERVEVYNQVLGNSAKAKIVLGARSSIFLPFHDLGLIIVDEEHEQSFKQFDPAPRYHARDAAIVLAHLHKAKTLLGSATPSLESYNNAIENKYGLVEINRRYNNVQLPDIELVDLAEKYKKKRMKGHFSDRMIEEITEALEEGYQVILFQNRRGYSPIVECNTCGHSPQCTNCDVSLTYHQYRGQLRCHYCGYTSAMLQKCMACGTSNLDTKGFGTEQIENEAKTLFPKAKVARMDLDTTRGKYGYEKIITALEQQEIDILVGTQMLTKGLDFRNVKVVGIMNADNLLNFPDFRAHERSFQLMLQVSGRAGRTKERGKVLIQTYNPYHKILQQVSTNDYLGMFKEQLQERRDFKYPPFYRLIKITLKHRDYNKVETASDWFAKSLRQVFKCNVLGPEFPPVSRVRNQYLKNILIKIPQPQSLGKTKEAIKKINSSFETIGPFKGVRVILNVDNY, via the coding sequence TTGAATCATTTCATAGACGTCATATTAGCCATTCCGCTGGAAAAAATGTTTACTTATAGCATTACAAAAGCCGAATCTGAGTTTTTGCAAGTTGGTATGCGAGTGTCTGTACCTTTTGGTAAAACAAAAATTCACACAGGTTTAGTTGGTGCAATACATACCAATCCGCCTTTAATATATGAAGCCAAAGAAATTCATCAAATTTTAGACGAAACGCCTATTGTTACACAAAAACAATTAGAATTTTGGCAATGGATTTCGAAATATTATATGTGTACAGTAGGTGAGGTTATGCGTGCAGCATTGCCAAATGCTTTTATTTTGGAGAGCGAAACACTAGTTAGTAGAAATTTAGAAAAGGAAATAAAAGATACCGATTTAAAAGACGATGAATATTTGGTGTACGAAGCCTTACATCATCAATCAACTTTAAAGATTCAAGAGATTTCTAACATTCTAGATAAAAAGAATGTGCTTCCAGTTATTAAGCGATTAATAGAAAAGGAAGTTATTTTATTACAGGAAGAAATTTACGATAAATACAAGCCTAAATATGTTCGTTATGTTAAACTTATGCCAGAATATACTAGCGAAATTGGTTTGCATGAATTGTTAAACGATTTAAGTAGAGCCGAAAAACAAAGACAAGTAGTAATGACTTTGTTTTCAATTTCGGCAAAAACTAAAAAACCTGTAAAGGTTAAAGAGTTGATAGAGGAGAGTGGAGGTTCTTCGGCAATTGTAAAAACGTTAATAGATAAAGGTGTTTTAGAAGAATACCATATCCAAACAGATCGTGTGCAATATGAAGGCGATGAAAGTGAAGAGACCAAGGCTTTAAACGAATACCAAACTGAAGCACTTAAACAAATAGAAACGTCTTTCGAGACACAAAATGTAACGCTTTTACATGGTATTACTTCTTCTGGTAAAACCGAAGTTTATGTAAAACTTATAGAACAAATTTTAGCAGAAGGCAGGCAAGTATTGTATTTATTGCCAGAAATTGCTTTAACCACACAATTAGTTGTGCGTCTTCAAAATTATTTTGGAGAGCAAGTAGCTGTGTTTCATAGTAAATACTCAGCACATGAGCGCGTTGAGGTTTATAATCAAGTATTGGGTAATTCCGCGAAAGCGAAAATAGTTTTAGGTGCTCGCTCATCTATATTTTTACCATTTCACGATTTGGGATTAATAATAGTGGACGAGGAGCACGAGCAATCTTTCAAGCAATTCGATCCTGCACCACGTTATCACGCAAGAGATGCTGCAATAGTTTTAGCACATTTACATAAGGCTAAAACATTGTTAGGTAGTGCAACGCCAAGTTTAGAAAGCTATAATAATGCTATTGAAAATAAATACGGATTAGTAGAAATTAACCGTCGTTACAACAATGTGCAATTACCAGATATTGAGTTGGTAGATCTTGCCGAGAAATACAAAAAGAAACGCATGAAAGGTCATTTTAGCGATAGAATGATTGAGGAAATTACAGAAGCTTTAGAAGAAGGTTACCAGGTAATTTTGTTTCAAAACAGGAGAGGTTACTCGCCAATTGTAGAGTGTAATACTTGTGGTCATTCGCCACAGTGTACAAATTGTGATGTAAGTTTAACATACCACCAATACAGAGGTCAATTACGTTGCCACTATTGTGGTTATACTAGTGCGATGTTGCAAAAATGTATGGCTTGTGGTACGTCTAATTTAGATACTAAAGGTTTTGGTACAGAACAAATAGAAAACGAAGCAAAAACTCTGTTTCCAAAGGCTAAAGTTGCACGAATGGATTTAGATACTACTCGTGGGAAATATGGTTACGAGAAAATAATTACGGCTTTAGAACAACAGGAAATAGATATTTTAGTTGGTACACAAATGCTAACCAAAGGTTTAGATTTTAGAAATGTAAAAGTTGTAGGTATTATGAATGCCGATAATTTGCTTAATTTTCCAGATTTTAGAGCACATGAGCGTAGTTTTCAACTCATGCTTCAGGTTTCTGGACGTGCAGGAAGAACAAAAGAACGTGGTAAGGTTTTAATACAAACCTATAATCCGTATCATAAAATATTACAACAAGTATCTACCAACGATTATCTTGGAATGTTTAAAGAGCAGTTACAAGAACGTCGCGATTTTAAATATCCTCCATTTTATAGACTTATAAAAATCACCTTAAAACATAGAGATTATAATAAGGTAGAAACTGCGAGCGATTGGTTTGCAAAATCATTAAGACAAGTGTTTAAATGCAATGTTTTAGGCCCAGAATTCCCACCAGTGTCGAGAGTTAGAAATCAATATTTAAAAAATATTCTAATAAAAATTCCACAACCACAATCTTTAGGTAAAACAAAAGAAGCGATAAAGAAAATTAATTCAAGTTTTGAAACTATTGGTCCTTTTAAAGGTGTTCGTGTTATTTTGAATGTGGATAATTATTAA
- a CDS encoding LytTR family DNA-binding domain-containing protein, producing MTLNCVVVDDSAIQRLSIVKLIENNNSLNLIAEYSSALETKNGLNTHKVDLIFLDIEMPVLNGFELLDVLNNKPQIIFVTGKTEYAFKAFNYDATDYLQKPINRERFNQAVDKALEQHKLKLDFNETEGEHIFVKSNLKKRKVYIKDIKWIEALGDYVKLVTEDTSLVVLSTMKAFEGELPEGKFLRIHKSYIVNLDKVDRFNSKNVEVGSYEIPLSRNKKTLLVDALNNI from the coding sequence ATGACTCTAAATTGTGTAGTAGTTGATGATTCGGCAATACAAAGACTTTCAATAGTTAAATTGATTGAGAACAACAACTCCCTAAACCTAATTGCTGAATACAGCAGCGCTTTAGAAACAAAAAATGGCTTGAACACACATAAGGTAGACCTTATCTTTTTAGATATTGAAATGCCTGTACTTAATGGTTTCGAACTATTAGATGTGCTAAACAACAAACCTCAAATTATTTTTGTTACTGGAAAAACAGAATACGCATTTAAAGCTTTTAACTACGACGCGACAGATTACCTACAAAAACCAATTAATCGCGAACGTTTTAATCAAGCAGTTGATAAAGCTTTAGAACAACACAAACTTAAATTAGACTTTAACGAGACTGAAGGTGAGCACATTTTTGTAAAAAGTAACCTTAAAAAACGTAAAGTATATATTAAAGACATTAAGTGGATTGAAGCACTTGGTGATTACGTTAAATTAGTAACCGAAGACACTTCTCTTGTAGTTTTATCTACAATGAAAGCTTTTGAAGGCGAACTACCTGAAGGTAAATTTTTAAGAATTCACAAATCCTACATTGTGAATTTGGACAAAGTAGACCGATTTAACAGTAAAAATGTTGAAGTTGGTTCTTACGAGATTCCTTTAAGTAGGAACAAAAAGACTTTACTTGTTGACGCTTTGAATAATATTTAA
- the rpsF gene encoding 30S ribosomal protein S6, which translates to MNHYETVFILNPVLSDTQIKETVQKYEEFLTSRGAKMVSKEDWGLKKLAYPIQNKKSGFYHLFEYTVDGEHINPLEVEFRRDERFMRYLTVALDKHAISWAERRRVKLKAKA; encoded by the coding sequence ATGAATCATTATGAAACTGTTTTCATCTTAAATCCCGTTTTATCTGATACGCAGATAAAGGAAACAGTACAGAAATACGAAGAATTTCTTACTAGTAGAGGAGCAAAGATGGTATCCAAAGAAGATTGGGGACTTAAGAAGTTAGCTTACCCAATTCAAAACAAAAAAAGTGGGTTTTACCACTTATTTGAGTACACCGTAGATGGTGAACACATTAATCCTTTAGAAGTAGAGTTTAGACGTGATGAGCGTTTTATGCGTTACTTAACTGTAGCTTTAGACAAGCACGCGATTTCGTGGGCAGAGAGAAGAAGAGTTAAATTAAAAGCAAAAGCGTAA
- the rpsR gene encoding 30S ribosomal protein S18 — protein MMASIEQQAKGKKEGEIRYLTPLNIDTNKQKKYCRFKKSGIKYVDYKNPDWLIGFINEQGKILPRRLTGTSLKYQRKVSVAVKRARHLALLPYVTDLLK, from the coding sequence ATTATGGCATCTATAGAGCAACAAGCAAAAGGAAAAAAAGAAGGTGAAATTAGATATTTAACGCCTTTAAATATTGATACGAACAAGCAAAAAAAGTATTGTCGTTTCAAGAAATCTGGAATCAAGTATGTTGATTACAAGAATCCAGACTGGTTAATAGGTTTTATAAACGAACAAGGTAAAATTTTACCAAGACGTTTAACAGGAACTTCTTTAAAGTATCAAAGAAAAGTATCTGTAGCTGTGAAAAGAGCGCGTCATTTAGCGTTATTACCTTATGTAACAGATTTATTAAAATAA
- the rplI gene encoding 50S ribosomal protein L9, whose amino-acid sequence MELILKQDVENLGFKDDVVTVKNGYGRNFLIPTGHAVIATSSAKKVLAENLKQRAYKEKKEIEEATAISDAIKGLEIKIASKTGQGDKLFGSVNNINVAEALAKEGHTIDKKFILVTGGNVKRLGLYNASIRLHREVSADIQFEVVAQA is encoded by the coding sequence ATGGAACTTATATTAAAACAAGACGTTGAAAATTTAGGATTTAAAGACGATGTTGTAACGGTTAAGAACGGTTATGGTAGAAACTTTTTAATTCCTACAGGTCACGCTGTTATCGCTACGTCTTCTGCAAAGAAGGTATTAGCTGAGAACTTAAAGCAACGTGCATATAAAGAAAAGAAAGAAATCGAAGAAGCAACAGCAATTTCTGATGCTATCAAAGGTTTAGAAATTAAGATTGCATCTAAAACTGGTCAAGGAGACAAGTTATTTGGTTCTGTAAACAATATTAATGTTGCAGAAGCTTTAGCAAAAGAAGGTCACACTATAGATAAGAAATTCATCTTAGTAACAGGTGGGAATGTTAAGCGTTTAGGTCTATACAATGCATCTATTCGTTTACATAGAGAAGTATCTGCAGATATTCAGTTTGAAGTTGTAGCACAAGCTTAA
- a CDS encoding carboxypeptidase regulatory-like domain-containing protein → MKKKLLSVLLMFFVALAFAQVTTSNIKGLVLDEMNEPLPGANVLAIHTPTGTRFGAATNFDGRFNLLNLKVGGPYSITISFVGYKEQAFTDVYLTLGKTQNLDITMASNNQSLETVVITGTGGTGTFGSDRTGAETSVGRRELTSLPTISRSAADFTRLEPSSSGNSFGGRNDQFNNFSLDGAVFGNPFGLDAATVGGQTDSQPISLDAIDQIQVSLAPYDVTQSGFTGASVNAVTKSGTNEFHGTVYGFTRNEDLTGGKIKGQDVFKADLEQTQYGLSIGGPIIKNKLFFFANFEKDERTDLGAPFAPNRGTGAVNESIVAEQDLMDVSNALLNLGYNPGRYEGFNYNSNSTKGIFKLDWNINDNNRLAVIYNFLDASKEKPAHPTAIGVRGPSFRTLQFENSGYEINNKLNSFQIELNSTLPGDVTNKLQIGYTHFDDFRNPLSGPAPVISIQDGAGSSYIIAGHEPFSINNKLDQRVFQLTDNMNFFKGDHTFTVGFNFEKFEFKNSFNLVNYESFNFGIFPYYGLFSPYPDVQTFLDNAQPGGVVDQYLGATQNAYDQFNANGEGNDGGWKLAELNVGQLAFYVQDEWNVTDDFKLTYGIRMDKPLYFDTADLIQKYINTENGATRDNSVTYFNPNTNEEVTLESTKLPDSKPLISPRVGFNYDVKGDNTFQVRGGSGIFTGRFPFVWLGNQVSGADDGFFQIVDPEYKWPQVWRTNIGGDYKFENGVIMTADVSYTKDINGAHVQNWGLRNPTETLNAPGDNRPVYADADKGNNAYVFTNSNKGRIWNYTLKAQKTFGKGFYTSLAYNHLDSKDVNSIEAEITGDAFDFNQVSGNANDAVLSASKYGDKHRFIGVASKKFTYANDKWSTTLSTFFEYAQGGRFSYTYAGNINNDSSGQNNDLLYVPTAGELQQMQFSGTAAEQATQAANYEAYIQQDDYLSEKRGDYTDRYGALAPWRGKWDVKLLQDYKFNVGNGKTNTIQISVDVLNVGNLLNSDWGIVQLPNNVSPVSVSVDQSTNTPTYSFNESNQETFGYNTSLLSRWQAQVGVRYIF, encoded by the coding sequence ATGAAAAAAAAATTACTTTCAGTTTTACTTATGTTTTTTGTCGCTTTGGCTTTTGCTCAGGTTACAACATCTAACATAAAAGGTCTTGTTTTAGACGAGATGAATGAACCTTTACCTGGAGCCAATGTACTTGCGATACATACACCAACAGGAACTAGATTTGGTGCTGCTACAAATTTCGATGGTCGTTTTAACTTACTTAATCTTAAGGTAGGTGGACCATATTCTATTACAATTAGTTTTGTTGGTTACAAAGAACAAGCTTTTACCGATGTTTATTTAACTTTAGGTAAAACGCAAAACTTAGACATTACTATGGCTTCAAATAATCAGTCTTTAGAAACTGTTGTTATAACAGGAACGGGAGGGACAGGAACTTTTGGTAGCGACCGTACAGGAGCAGAAACAAGTGTAGGAAGAAGAGAATTAACAAGTTTGCCAACAATTTCAAGATCTGCAGCAGATTTTACTAGATTAGAACCTTCGTCTTCTGGAAACTCTTTTGGAGGTAGAAACGATCAATTCAACAATTTTAGTTTAGATGGTGCTGTTTTTGGAAATCCTTTTGGATTGGATGCAGCAACAGTTGGAGGACAAACAGATTCTCAGCCAATTTCGTTAGATGCTATAGATCAAATTCAAGTATCATTAGCACCATACGATGTTACACAATCGGGTTTTACAGGTGCATCTGTAAATGCTGTAACAAAAAGTGGAACAAATGAATTTCACGGAACTGTATATGGCTTTACAAGAAATGAAGATCTTACAGGTGGTAAAATTAAAGGACAAGATGTTTTTAAAGCAGATTTAGAACAAACACAATATGGATTAAGTATTGGAGGTCCAATTATAAAGAATAAGTTATTCTTTTTCGCCAATTTTGAAAAAGACGAACGTACAGATTTAGGTGCTCCTTTTGCACCAAATAGAGGTACTGGTGCAGTAAATGAGTCTATTGTTGCAGAGCAGGACTTAATGGATGTTAGTAATGCTTTATTGAATCTAGGATATAATCCTGGTAGATACGAAGGTTTTAACTACAACTCTAACTCTACAAAAGGAATTTTTAAATTAGATTGGAATATCAATGATAATAACAGATTAGCAGTAATCTACAATTTCTTAGATGCATCAAAAGAAAAGCCAGCACATCCAACAGCTATTGGTGTTAGAGGTCCAAGTTTTAGAACGTTACAATTTGAAAACTCTGGTTACGAAATTAATAATAAGTTAAATTCATTTCAAATAGAATTAAATTCTACTTTACCTGGAGATGTTACAAACAAATTACAAATAGGTTACACTCACTTCGACGATTTTAGAAACCCTTTATCTGGTCCAGCACCAGTAATTTCTATTCAAGATGGAGCAGGTTCAAGTTATATTATTGCTGGTCATGAGCCATTTTCAATAAATAATAAATTAGACCAACGCGTTTTTCAATTAACAGATAATATGAATTTCTTTAAAGGAGACCATACGTTTACTGTAGGATTTAACTTTGAGAAATTCGAATTTAAAAATTCATTTAACTTAGTAAATTACGAATCTTTCAACTTTGGTATTTTCCCTTATTACGGATTATTTTCTCCGTATCCAGATGTTCAAACTTTTTTAGACAATGCACAACCAGGAGGAGTAGTAGACCAGTATTTAGGAGCAACACAAAATGCTTATGATCAATTTAACGCTAATGGAGAAGGAAATGATGGAGGTTGGAAATTAGCAGAGCTTAACGTTGGACAATTAGCATTTTATGTTCAAGACGAGTGGAATGTTACAGACGATTTTAAGCTTACTTACGGTATACGTATGGATAAACCATTATATTTTGATACTGCAGATTTAATACAGAAGTATATTAATACAGAAAATGGAGCTACAAGAGACAATTCGGTTACTTATTTTAATCCAAATACTAACGAAGAAGTTACTTTAGAGTCTACAAAATTACCAGATAGTAAGCCATTAATCTCTCCAAGAGTTGGGTTTAATTACGATGTTAAAGGTGATAACACTTTTCAAGTACGTGGTGGATCAGGAATTTTTACAGGTCGTTTTCCTTTTGTTTGGTTAGGTAATCAAGTAAGTGGAGCAGACGATGGTTTCTTTCAAATAGTAGATCCCGAATATAAATGGCCACAAGTTTGGAGAACAAATATTGGTGGTGATTATAAATTCGAAAATGGTGTAATAATGACTGCAGATGTATCTTATACTAAAGATATTAATGGAGCGCATGTTCAAAATTGGGGATTACGTAATCCTACAGAAACTTTAAATGCACCTGGAGATAATAGACCCGTTTATGCAGATGCAGATAAAGGTAATAATGCATATGTATTTACAAATTCTAATAAAGGACGTATTTGGAACTATACATTAAAGGCTCAAAAAACGTTTGGAAAAGGATTCTATACAAGTTTAGCTTATAACCATTTAGACTCTAAAGATGTAAATTCAATTGAAGCTGAAATTACTGGTGATGCATTCGATTTTAATCAAGTATCTGGAAATGCAAATGACGCTGTTTTAAGTGCTTCTAAATATGGAGATAAACACAGATTTATTGGTGTAGCAAGTAAGAAATTTACTTACGCTAACGATAAATGGTCTACAACATTATCTACATTTTTTGAGTATGCACAAGGCGGACGTTTTAGTTATACTTACGCAGGAAACATAAATAACGATAGTTCTGGACAGAATAACGATTTATTATATGTACCAACAGCAGGAGAATTACAACAAATGCAGTTTTCTGGAACAGCAGCAGAGCAAGCTACTCAAGCAGCAAATTACGAAGCATATATTCAACAGGATGATTACTTAAGCGAAAAAAGAGGTGATTATACAGACCGTTATGGAGCATTAGCACCATGGAGAGGAAAGTGGGATGTTAAATTATTACAAGATTATAAATTTAATGTTGGAAACGGTAAAACAAACACTATCCAAATAAGTGTAGATGTTCTAAACGTTGGAAACTTATTAAATAGCGATTGGGGAATTGTACAACTTCCTAACAATGTAAGTCCAGTTTCTGTGTCTGTAGACCAGTCTACAAATACACCAACATATTCTTTTAACGAGTCTAATCAAGAAACTTTTGGTTACAACACGTCATTATTATCAAGATGGCAAGCACAAGTAGGAGTGCGTTACATTTTCTAA
- a CDS encoding glycerophosphodiester phosphodiesterase family protein, producing MKHLYYILLVISFVSCKNDVSNTSTSTSTEAETQTIKKSALIEAFEYSANAAPIISVHRGGKSIKNYPENCLETLQYVNDSIPAIYEIDVAKTTDHKLVLLHDNSLERTTTGIGKLTSHTYKELSDYYLKDAFGNETTFKIPLFTDVLKWAKTNNVILTVDIKRSVNVETVIDAIRAEKAEDVCIIITYDMQQAKNAYKLAPDLLLSVSARNEKELGWLLGSNIPTENMLAFTGTRLSPNNFYKTVQSHGIKTILGTLGNLDKQAESKGDVPYKLWQDKGIDVFATDRPFATAKALGIKK from the coding sequence ATGAAGCATTTATATTACATATTATTAGTTATCTCTTTTGTGTCTTGCAAGAACGATGTTTCTAATACCTCAACTTCAACTTCAACTGAAGCTGAAACACAAACTATTAAAAAGTCTGCGTTAATTGAAGCTTTTGAATATTCGGCAAATGCAGCACCAATTATAAGTGTGCATCGAGGAGGAAAAAGCATTAAAAATTATCCAGAAAACTGCTTAGAAACATTACAATATGTAAACGATAGTATTCCTGCTATTTACGAAATAGATGTAGCCAAAACAACAGACCATAAATTAGTACTATTGCACGATAATAGTTTAGAGCGTACAACTACAGGAATAGGTAAATTAACAAGCCATACCTATAAAGAGTTAAGCGATTACTATTTAAAAGATGCTTTTGGAAACGAAACAACTTTTAAAATCCCATTATTTACAGACGTTTTAAAATGGGCAAAAACTAATAATGTAATATTAACAGTAGACATTAAACGTAGTGTAAACGTAGAAACTGTAATAGACGCTATTAGAGCAGAAAAAGCAGAAGATGTTTGTATTATTATTACTTACGACATGCAACAAGCTAAAAACGCCTATAAATTGGCGCCAGACTTATTGCTATCTGTTTCTGCTAGAAATGAAAAAGAGTTAGGTTGGTTATTAGGCTCTAATATTCCTACAGAAAATATGTTAGCATTTACAGGCACACGTTTGTCTCCAAATAATTTTTATAAAACAGTACAATCTCATGGTATAAAAACCATTTTAGGTACTTTAGGGAACTTAGATAAACAAGCTGAATCTAAAGGAGATGTGCCTTATAAATTATGGCAAGACAAAGGAATAGATGTTTTTGCAACAGATAGACCTTTCGCTACTGCAAAGGCATTAGGTATTAAGAAATAG
- a CDS encoding DUF6495 family protein → MKYARLTKEQFEELEQEFINFLATQSITGDEWTNLKANKPELAELELDIFSDLIWEGVLNQAKYLEHISPNDIHLFALNEDHMHLIGVKVKDEADLTTAEGFAWLRANLMHDNVEFVQAKKDYSEDKNLDRFTLIQQGSNITKGELYEYMSKLIN, encoded by the coding sequence ATGAAATACGCAAGACTTACAAAAGAACAATTTGAAGAATTAGAACAAGAGTTTATTAACTTCTTAGCGACACAATCTATAACAGGAGATGAATGGACTAATTTAAAAGCTAATAAACCAGAATTAGCAGAATTGGAATTAGATATTTTTAGCGATTTAATTTGGGAAGGTGTTTTAAACCAAGCAAAATATTTAGAACATATTTCACCAAACGACATTCACTTGTTTGCTTTAAACGAAGACCATATGCATTTAATTGGTGTTAAAGTAAAAGACGAGGCAGATTTAACTACAGCAGAAGGTTTTGCTTGGCTACGTGCTAACTTAATGCATGATAATGTAGAATTCGTACAAGCTAAAAAAGACTATAGCGAAGATAAAAACTTAGATAGGTTTACACTTATTCAGCAAGGTTCAAACATTACAAAAGGAGAGTTGTACGAGTATATGTCTAAGTTAATAAACTAG